The following are encoded together in the candidate division KSB1 bacterium genome:
- a CDS encoding cellulase family glycosylhydrolase, protein MNVGRALLFLLAFSAGLMVFADAQAVTTLGRGVTLGDWLAPTEWYHIQTTRYTKAEFENIKALGFDHVRILVNFNTSGITPEGTISPIQIQCLEKAVQWAEEVGLKVVITNSGDEISDATADAVAARVAANWKDLAGRFAGKAADLVLYEIFSAPADLITAEAWNAAAKTIIAAIRQVDTQHTIVVGPVMWYSIDQLANLEKFADDNILYAVEMWEPVLFTRQNTTFHKLRYYTINVPFPYDPAKMPPMASEDGSTAAGTAYQNYPTQGTVDWVKARIDQAADIAAAKGMPLWCAAMGAITGQQWDWGRSLAFDVPAEHRAAWFEAVRTEMEAKGIGWSLASYRGNYGFFDNYDGGTGNWMMFSNYPYDVNKKVAAALGLNVPDAGIYVPSPLKEGVVFYDDEFNPMIRVGWWLGDGEPNFFVTDSPVSGKYCMGIYYPSQYNAVDMFFPLYQDMAELADKGYVLDFFIRCDNDQGHIQARFEMTNEFEEDRPWRMNYHIDNSVVPFDGEWQRFTMALTDLQDMGAWDPDNRTWYGGPGGQIDWGRVQRFQFVSETRAQPDVEIYIDRVRVVDPATLIREQGGVVPGEFALHANYPNPFNPSTTISYTLAETGQTTLAVYNVRGEKVAELVNAMQTAGDYAVQWNGRDMNGKEVPSGIYFYRLKSNNQERTRRMVLMR, encoded by the coding sequence ATGAACGTTGGTCGTGCTTTGCTTTTTCTGCTGGCGTTTTCAGCCGGTCTGATGGTGTTTGCTGACGCCCAGGCGGTCACCACACTCGGCCGCGGCGTTACGTTGGGTGACTGGTTGGCGCCGACTGAATGGTATCACATCCAAACCACGCGCTATACCAAAGCCGAATTCGAAAACATCAAAGCTCTGGGCTTTGACCATGTTCGGATTCTGGTAAACTTTAATACCTCCGGTATTACCCCCGAAGGAACGATCAGTCCGATACAAATTCAATGCTTAGAAAAAGCCGTGCAATGGGCCGAGGAAGTCGGTCTCAAAGTCGTCATCACCAATTCCGGCGATGAGATTTCTGACGCGACGGCCGATGCGGTTGCGGCGCGCGTGGCCGCCAACTGGAAAGATCTGGCCGGCCGGTTTGCCGGCAAGGCGGCCGATTTGGTTCTCTATGAAATTTTCTCGGCGCCGGCAGACTTGATCACCGCCGAAGCGTGGAACGCCGCCGCCAAGACGATCATTGCCGCCATTCGCCAGGTCGATACCCAGCACACTATTGTCGTCGGACCGGTGATGTGGTATTCGATCGATCAGCTGGCCAATCTGGAAAAATTTGCGGACGATAATATTCTCTATGCGGTGGAAATGTGGGAGCCTGTCCTATTTACAAGGCAGAATACAACTTTCCACAAATTGCGATACTATACCATCAACGTTCCCTTCCCGTACGATCCTGCTAAAATGCCGCCTATGGCAAGCGAAGACGGTTCAACGGCAGCCGGAACGGCCTATCAGAATTATCCGACCCAAGGAACGGTCGATTGGGTAAAAGCCCGAATCGATCAGGCAGCAGACATTGCTGCCGCTAAAGGTATGCCCTTATGGTGCGCGGCCATGGGCGCGATTACCGGCCAGCAATGGGACTGGGGCAGAAGCCTTGCTTTCGATGTGCCGGCAGAACACCGCGCCGCCTGGTTCGAAGCCGTCCGCACTGAAATGGAAGCCAAGGGTATCGGCTGGTCTCTGGCCTCCTATCGCGGCAATTACGGCTTTTTTGACAACTATGACGGCGGAACCGGCAATTGGATGATGTTCAGCAATTATCCCTACGATGTCAACAAAAAGGTCGCCGCTGCCTTGGGACTCAATGTCCCGGATGCCGGCATTTATGTGCCGTCGCCGCTCAAGGAAGGCGTCGTCTTTTATGACGACGAATTCAACCCGATGATCCGCGTCGGCTGGTGGCTGGGCGACGGCGAGCCGAACTTTTTCGTCACAGATTCCCCGGTCAGCGGCAAGTATTGTATGGGAATCTACTACCCGAGCCAGTACAACGCGGTAGATATGTTCTTCCCGCTGTATCAGGATATGGCCGAATTGGCGGACAAAGGGTACGTGCTTGATTTTTTCATCCGCTGCGATAACGATCAAGGCCACATCCAAGCCCGCTTCGAAATGACCAACGAATTCGAAGAGGACCGTCCGTGGCGTATGAACTATCACATCGACAATTCGGTCGTGCCGTTCGACGGCGAGTGGCAACGGTTTACCATGGCTTTGACGGACCTGCAGGATATGGGCGCCTGGGATCCCGATAACCGCACTTGGTACGGCGGCCCCGGCGGCCAGATCGATTGGGGGAGAGTGCAGCGCTTCCAGTTCGTTTCCGAAACCCGGGCGCAGCCGGATGTGGAAATCTATATCGACCGCGTACGCGTGGTCGATCCGGCGACGCTGATTCGCGAGCAGGGCGGTGTAGTGCCGGGCGAATTCGCGCTGCACGCCAACTATCCCAACCCCTTCAATCCCAGCACCACCATCAGCTATACACTGGCGGAGACTGGACAGACGACTCTGGCCGTCTATAACGTCCGCGGCGAAAAAGTTGCGGAATTGGTAAACGCCATGCAGACGGCGGGCGACTATGCGGTACAATGGAATGGCCGCGATATGAACGGCAAAGAGGTCCCCAGCGGCATCTATTTCTATCGCCTCAAGAGCAACAATCAGGAAAGGACGCGCCGCATGGTGCTGATGCGGTAA